A genomic stretch from Pochonia chlamydosporia 170 chromosome 4, whole genome shotgun sequence includes:
- a CDS encoding protein kinase, catalytic domain-containing protein (similar to Metarhizium robertsii ARSEF 23 XP_007819601.1), producing MPVQFQYLRVRLKTEQHRLLNWADVANLTEQNDSISASLRLNEALVQQVLREQDIILANFWKTNHPYRYLVEDEKVGLNANAGAESELQERFPPAKSSLEKRALRCVEKMRSYPVRIRWAAFDRERFETSLAQLGALNDAMTSLLDSQQQMALHQAQMRTSMQVLELNNKVDHLLQIFQANSLQLTKGFQYPNLAPLPTSYPELQEERDVLATLAHFKALNVELNSDSGDEHHDDSSSEAGQLDARSCTILRSSPATFTFEIERSDGMYHGNPAWIEWKYYEPVLQLGQPDPRTLARISKLSTLLSNPQKPAQFRTAACIGYFNDASNNRFGLVFRRPMGPSSANSSSSLFDLFLDEEKPSLSARIHLAHTLATALQYLHSTNWIHKALRSQNVVFFTDPGCPDLSNPFLCGFGLARPTYNTEMTERPDTNPLYNLYRHPLAHSDIAVESIGGFKKAFDIYSLGLVLLETALWMPLHRVLGIKDEEVQGHIRPGVTKKVRGTLLQDRRFLDMVMASAGSVYGEVVRVCLEGMGEDDSQSVERFNEEVVMRLEKLLVI from the coding sequence ATGCCAGTTCAGTTTCAATACTTGCGTGTCCGTCTAAAAACAGAGCAACATCGACTTCTAAACTGGGCTGATGTAGCCAACTTGACAGAGCAGAACGACTCGATTTCTGCCAGCCTGCGCTTGAACGAGGCGCTTGTTCAACAGGTCCTCCGTGAACAAGACATCATTCTCGCCAATTTCTGGAAGACAAATCACCCGTATCGATATTTAGTCGAAGATGAAAAGGTCGGTCTTAATGCGAATGCCGGTGCGGAATCTGAGCTGCAGGAGCGGTTTCCGCCTGCCAAAAGCTCGCTCGAGAAGAGAGCGCTCAGATGTGTGGAAAAAATGCGAAGTTATCCAGTGCGTATCCGATGGGCTGCGTTCGACCGTGAGCGTTTTGAGACTTCTCTAGCACAGCTCGGCGCACTCAATGACGCCATGACCAGCCTGCTCGACTCACAGCAGCAGATGGCCCTCCACCAAGCGCAGATGCGCACTTCCATGCAGGTCCTGGAATTGAACAACAAGGTTGACCACCTGCTTCAGATCTTTCAGGCCAACAGCTTGCAGCTCACTAAGGGCTTTCAATATCCGAATCTCGCGCCGCTGCCAACTTCTTACCCTGAACTTCAAGAGGAGAGAGACGTCCTCGCAACCCTGGCGCACTTCAAGGCGCTCAATGTAGAACTTAATTCGGATTCTGGTGATGAACACCATGACGACAGCTCCAGCGAGGCAGGGCAGTTAGACGCGAGATCCTGCACCATCCTTCGCTCTTCTCCCGCAACCTTTACGTTTGAGATAGAGCGTTCCGACGGCATGTATCACGGCAATCCTGCATGGATTGAGTGGAAATATTACGAACCAGTACTGCAACTCGGGCAGCCTGATCCTCGTACACTAGCACGAATATCCAAACTCTCAACCCTTCTCAGCAATCCCCAAAAGCCGGCACAGTTTCGCACGGCCGCCTGCATCGGTTACTTCAACGACGCATCAAATAATCGCTTCGGACTGGTCTTCCGCCGGCCAATGGGCCCATCATCCGCcaactcgtcatcatcgcTCTTTGACCTCTTCCTTGATGAGGAGAAACCATCTTTGTCAGCCCGCATCCACCTCGCACACACACTCGCCACCGCCCTGCAATACCTCCACTCCACAAACTGGATTCACAAGGCCCTTCGCAGTCAAAATGTAGTCTTTTTCACAGACCCTGGCTGCCCGGATCTCTCGAATCCTTTTCTTTGCGGATTTGGGCTGGCGCGGCCAACCTATAATACGGAAATGACGGAGAGACCCGACACCAACCCGCTGTATAACCTGTACAGGCATCCACTAGCACACAGCGATATTGCGGTGGAGAGTATCGGCGGATTCAAGAAAGCGTTTGACATTTATAGCTTAGGCCTTGTGTTGCTAGAGACCGCACTGTGGATGCCGCTCCACAGAGTGCTGGGaatcaaggacgaagaggTGCAGGGGCATATCCGGCCTGGAGTGACTAAGAAAGTTCGGGGAACATTGCTCCAGGACCGAAGGTTTTTGGATatggtgatggcttctgCGGGAAGTGTTTATGGAGAAGTGGTGAGGGTATGTTTGGAGGGCATGGGGGAAGATGACAGCCAGAGTGTTGAACGGTTCAACGAGGAGGTTGTGATGAGGCTGGAGAAGCTTTTAGTCATCTAG
- a CDS encoding BcPLC2, phospholipase C (similar to Metarhizium robertsii ARSEF 23 XP_007816993.2) — protein sequence MPTESQHGKDIYNASRQCELTFRRLLPLLNVLDAEERQCQIIRDANHRFSLWASSLGALAEEPNSLDTRLRFYPGVENAILRLTRLLGDSLNHVLTAFLPYVALSRPPQGTKTATDHAAIPETLPDKPVYQAALDTIQDTIARLQRLAVVVRSSSISSLALAANKQYDIINPVPLAEFERLALLFVKGRFHGVEDDLARQLARSITFRRLNIIHNQRNRNRLRVSYHSSTTSQADLDSPSTRFSESHQAGTSLTSTLTKPADQHIFDPPSATSEEEGEQVRSQIFKNLEPYVCISESCTDPFVSFKSFTAWREHMENVHTLEWARQVHKPTVWYCDEDAHEYCEFINKDDFRQHLDSEHHGEYTDNKYTRKLSRNTMSVPRARNICPLCSADILEILALRGPGVDRGPTTEEKGWRRERGSNTYFRAFDDISSSDDDDPKSPTSRQAHNKTDLTNGVLSRHVASHLRLLATLSSRYLDEDLAPAESEQAVFGSVDEGCEKSKLARDFPEADGSLLFEDIARDERPAIDEPDLSNSATTTSQNRSHTNIRLDFTPDVAPSLASLSKSRGIRDDQSRGWAVVAARRGTLMVLSHFLSRLQYYSKAKAKAKAPEVIGNLEWPNASDPRLPPLVETGRASSPRNISAAEFLRLFRRPSIRGTEYKSMSMSDQDTGHHGRAHRERTISIFGSSQNTHTTLRPLVDVTSLSQRSHEKSTGDSDKLAELVNPEVNVGDEHIGHIILAAFEDVYNDLRGTDKLLSLESFSAFLKEVQGESDVKLDRQVYTRSEFLEVLFKQYDMNAISPTIEKDLSKPITHYFIKSCHNFLGAHRGRNLNLQDVIKNIASEDYRCIELEVRNNDKVFGDRKPDTRHPKYSDHHSGRSPQIPSPQEENSPRSSISSGSGSGRVLLDEPMVTYHRMLAHHRRLAHPCSFTAACEAIRESAFIKNDMPIIVILTVFADLDQEEIMVKIMHEVWQGQLLSEPCDGFDPRFRLPTLASLQNKILVMVKRERDGNERSYPVVYEDPSPWDEGSALLRLLSSGIGEDEQESPKARRIVPSRSPRRDKSPSVNASASEDSTNTRDRNSLNELAVYTRNEHFEERFGGFQARTAKNPTHVFSMGESQIKRLHYEHSRKLLMHNRNFFMRSLPSRMSLGYTNPDPVPLWRMGVQMVTFHWTNQRQTIGDPTMLNESMFADEQGWVLKPPEYWGSAKQIDVDEAGATRYAMDLDIIILAGQNLPQETRRSESIMSFITVKLHAENPDRAHVNWLQQLRVDVNSKGPQFGAHGEMVQFHRIPQEGTALSFVSFKISTYRGDSPTQLRSWACIRLDRLRVGYRLIRLTNAEGGQVTGGELLVRISKTMRQVAIVDEVGDSSSG from the exons ATGCCAACAGAGTCGCAACACGGAAAGGACATCTACAATGCATCGAGGCAATGCGAGCTTACTTTTAGACGACTTTTGCCTCTTCTCAATGTACTCGATGCAGAGGAGCGCCAATGCCAGATAATCCGCGATGCAAACCATCGTTTCAGCCTCTGGGCTAGTTCCCTTGGTGCTCTTGCCGAGGAGCCCAACTCCTTGGATACCCGTTTGAGATTCTATCCGGGCGTGGAAAACGCTATACTGCGATTGACAAGACTCTTGGGCGACAGTCTGAATCACG TTTTGACAGCATTCTTGCCCTATGTAGCTTTAAGTCGGCCTCCACAAGGTACAAAAACTGCTACTGATCATGCTGCGATACCGGAAACCCTGCCGGACAAGCCGGTATATCAAGCTGCCCTGGACACGATTCAGGACACAATTGCTAGACTACAACGCTTAGCAGTCGTAGTTCGATCGTCGTCAATATCCAGTCTTGCGCttgcagccaacaaacagTATGATATAATCAACCCGGTCCCCCTTGCTGAGTTTGAGAGACTCGCTCTGCTCTTCGTCAAAGGCAGGTTTCATGGCGTCGAAGATGACCTGGCTAGGCAGCTGGCTCGGTCCATTACATTCCGAAGACTTAATATTATACACAACCAGCGAAATCGGAATCGGCTGAGAGTATCATATCACTCCAGCACTACTAGCCAAGCGGATTTGGACTCGCCCTCTACCAGGTTTTCCGAGTCTCACCAAGCAGGTACCTCGCTTACTAGCACCCTGACGAAACCGGCAGACCAGCATATTTTCGATCCTCCATCCGCGACATCAGAGGAGGAAGGCGAACAAGTGCGAAGTCAAATATTTAAAAACCTCGAGCCGTATGTTTGCATCTCAGAGTCTTGTACTGACCCCTTCGTGTCCTTCAAGTCGTTCACAGCTTGGCGCGAGCACATGGAAAATGTCCACACGCTTGAATGGGCTCGACAAGTGCATAAACCCACCGTATGGTATTGCGATGAAGATGCACACGAATATTGCGAGTTTATTAACAAGGACGATTTTCGACAGCATCTAGACTCAGAACACCACGGCGAATACACAGACAACAAGTATACGCGCAAGTTGTCTCGAAATACTATGTCGGTGCCACGGGCACGGAATATATGCCCACTCTGTAGCGCGGATATATTGGAAATCCTTGCACTGCGCGGTCCAGGGGTTGATCGAGGACCGACAACGGAAGAAAAAGGCTGGCGCCGCGAGCGTGGCAGCAACACTTACTTTCGAGCCTTTGATGATATCTCAAGCTCTGACGACGACGACCCAAAGTCCCCTACCTCCAGACAGGCTCACAACAAGACAGATCTCACCAATGGAGTTCTTTCGAGACATGTTGCCAGCCACTTGAGGCTTCTTGCCACTCTTTCAAGCCGTTATCTTGATGAGGATCTCGCGCCTGCAGAGTCCGAACAGGCGGTTTTCGGCTCCGTGGATGAGGGATGCGAGAAAAGTAAGCTGGCCAGAGACTTTCCAGAAGCGGATGGCTCCCTATTATTTGAGGACATTGCACGAGATGAGAGGCCTGCTATAGATGAACCTGACCTCAGTAATTCGGCAACCACAACTTCACAGAACCGGAGTCACACCAACATACGGCTAGATTTCACACCAGATGTAGCACCATCTCTGGCGAGTTTGAGCAAATCCCGGGGCATCAGGGATGACCAAAGCCGCGGTTGGGCTGTCGTAGCTGCGAGGAGAGGAACCTTGATGGTATTATCTCATTTCCTATCTCGGCTTCAGTATTactcaaaggcaaaggcgaaGGCAAAGGCTCCCGAAGTAATTGGGAACCTGGAATGGCCCAATGCAAGTGATCCGAGGTTGCCCCCGTTGGTTGAGACCGGAAGGGCGAGTTCACCACGCAACATAAGTGCTGCCGAGTTTCTTCGTCTGTTCCGCCGGCCCTCCATACGGGGCACTGAGTATAAAagcatgtccatgtcggatCAAGACACTGGCCACCACGGCAGGGCCCACCGCGAACGCACCATTTCCATTTTCGGTTCATCCCAAAATACGCACACAACACTAAGGCCGCTGGTTGACGTTACTTCCCTCTCTCAACGGAGCCATGAGAAATCCACAGGGGACAGCGATAAGTTGGCCGAGCTGGTGAATCCGGAAGTAAATGTAGGCGATGAACATATAGGCCACATCATCCTCGCAGCCTTCGAGGACGTGTACAACGATTTGCGTGGCACCGACAAGCTCCTATCGCTGGAAAGCTTTTCCGCCTTCCTAAAGGAGGTACAGGGGGAGTCTGATGTGAAGCTTGACAGACAGGTATATACCAGAAGCGAATTTCTGGAAGTTTTATTCAAACAGTATGACATGAATGCTATTTCGCCAACTATCGAGAAGGATCTCTCCAAACCGATCACGCATTACTTTATAAAGAGCTGCCACAATTTTCTGGGTGCTCATCGGGGACGCAATTTGAACCTGCAGGATGTAATTAAAAAT ATAGCCTCCGAAGACTACCGCTGCATCGAATTGGAAGTACGAAACAATGATAAAGTCTTCGGAGACAGAAAGCCAGATACAAGACATCCTAAATATAGTGACCACCACTCAGGACGGTCTCCGCAAATCCCCAGCCCGCAGGAAGAAAATTCCCCAAGGTCCAGCATTTCGTCAGGCTCTGGTAGTGGACGGGTACTTCTGGATGAGCCAATGGTGACTTATCACCGGATGCTTGCACATCACCGGAGGCTTGCACATCCGTGTAGCTTTACGGCGGCGTGCGAAGCGATCAGAGAATCCGCCTTCATTAAAAATGATATGCCCATCATTGTTATTCTCACAGTCTTCGCTGACCTGGATCAAGAAGAAATTATGGTCAAGATTATGCATGAAGTGTGGCAGGGACAGTTGTTGAGCGAGCCCTGTGATGGTTTTGATCCGCGATTCAGACTCCCGACGCTCGCATCGCTCCAGAATAAGATCCTTGTGATGGTCAAGAGAGAACGCGACGGCAATGAGCGTTCTTATCCTGTTGTATACGAAGATCCATCGCCGTGGGATGAAGGTAGTGCACTACTTAGACTTCTGAGTTCTGGTATTGGTGAAGATGAGCAAGAATCTCCTAAGGCGCGTCGCATCGTTCCATCCCGGTCCCCACGCCGCGACAAATCGCCATCTGTGAATGCCTCGGCATCAGAGGACAGTACCAACACCCGGGACAGAAATAGCCTGAACGAACTAGCCGTCTACACCCGCAACGAGCACTTTGAGGAGCGTTTTGGCGGGTTTCAAGCACGAACTGCCAAGAACCCTACGCACGTGTTTTCTATGGGGGAATCACAGATAAAACGTCTGCACTACGAGCATAGCCGCAAACTTCTAATGCACAACAGAAATTTTTTTATGAGGTCCCTTCCCAGCAGGATGAGTTTGGGCTATACTAATCCGGATCCAGTTCCCCTCTGGAGAATGGGCGTCCAGATGGTTACATTCCACTGGACAAACCAACGTCAAACAATAGGCGACCCCACGATGCTCAATGAGAGCATGTTTGCCGACGAGCAGGGTTGGGTCTTGAAGCCGCCAGAGTACTGGGGGTCCGCCAAACAGATCGACGTGGACGAAGCAGGTGCAACAAGATACGCCATGGACCTCGATATTATCATTCTTGCAGGCCAAAACCTACCACAGGAAACTCGCAGGAGCGAAAGTATCATGTCATTCATCACAGTCAAGCTTCACGCTGAAAACCCCGACAGGGCGCATGTGAACTGGCTTCAACAGTTGCGGGTAGATGTGAATAGCAAAGGGCCCCAATTCGGAGCTCATGGCGAGATGGTTCAATTTCACAGGATACCACAGGAGGGGACGGCGCTTAGTTTTGTCAG CTTCAAAATATCAACTTATCGGGGCGACTCTCCCACTCAACTACGATCGTGGGCTTGCATTCGTCTTGATCGGCTTCGAGTTGGCTATCGTTTGATACGCCTCACTAATGCTGAGGGTGGTCAGGTTACGGGAGGCGAACTCCTGGTCAGGATTTCCAAGACGATGCGCCAAGTTGCAATTGTTGACGAGGTTGGAGATTCGAGTAGCGGATAA
- a CDS encoding kinesin (similar to Metarhizium acridum CQMa 102 XP_007808797.1), with amino-acid sequence MASAASCCLNDSVPERRILNAVLPIFAGPIPWSLSAPATRDEYTVDSVTDDLNVEKAVAFFLEDMVSISIQLVEISDYTLSPQALRSCREVIEDLLNFLEDLVEDDILDDPLAQDEDLCQQPGGDSNADKKPAPVPTNKGWALGELLSWIPDILVSPADNIPEIALRPQPQSSFPPSPLIALDAPKEGQHRKLGALGRLLVKRSSSSTESLDTICQDFIILHHGLDSFLGGLARAGAVNACLGDLICDLGGPSPLPPAFNQVSKTQWQDLTSWQLSNQLFHLLQKKTCSNQHHKAKLQLAGFKLDESSSESLSLDMFLSPCTRSTFWQQCQCTAIPKNPFTSRKFRMISDICRSIEDIQSTNNVFNIIFDEDYLWRPSQGETASSYDGASPSVTLGELLEKGYLQEDGNDSTSFDMNDKAVLALSLARCLLHLWDGAWLKAPLRVETIQFLTHSDKIIDIHRPYITRTLGKSQPNDLSSSEPIAIQSSLRAFALLLLEIETGKRILTQSSLPSPDDVEDAIDRVLVQRANKYGRGDYNKAVRGCFHIKAILKRRQRDRPDGAGDDLHQMRQALYEGIVEHLERNFSQVQDQEQALGLRILNLRECTTDKNHLDPCQEEEQSCANDSTESTTSDTRYSSPEVAQEPNNTLRETAHKTTLLDRKPLTKSKRAGRVANILERFTSFRYRRVSGKADLGKNTLPPEPTNLVAVNSTAHKKCDEPSSAGNSAKRVRRKQKQHGQTQSVRISPIVSEYEESGGDCTKPKKREDFKIAIFCALPEEADAVIALFDQHWKRKEYGKKRRDPNSYTLGAIGAYNVVLVHLPGMGKGVAASAASSCYASFAGIKLALVVGVCGGVPFGPSQTERILGDVVISNGLVQYDFGRQYPDEFTRKGTIHDNQSRPNPEVRGFLARLKGIQCQTALVDGLQRHLINLRNENAYEYPGVNADILYEPSYSHRHRDASRCPDWGKSCGKGKACHTARGLTCEELACDRLRLVERQRLLQPIAGNGERADSSVRPVVHIGTIGCGDKVMKSAEERDMIAQNEDLIAFEMEGVGVWDHFPCLVIKGICDYADCHKSKRWQSYAMATAAACMKSVLEQWG; translated from the exons ATGGCTTCTGCTGCGTCTTGTTGCTTGAACGACTCAGTTCCAGAACGACGAATCCTAAATGCAGTCCTCCCAATATTTGCTGGACCGATTCCGTGGAGTCTCTCTGCGCCGGCCACTCGTGATGAATACACGGTAGATTCCGTGACCGACGACCTTAATGTCGAGAAGGCCGTGGCATTTTTCTTAGAGGATATGGTCTCGATAAGCATTCAATTGGTCGAGATCTCGGACTACACTCTGTCACCACAGGCTCTTCGTTCCTGCCGCGAAGTCATTGAAGACCTACTAAATTTTCTCGAAGACCTCGTCGAGGACGACATTCTCGATGATCCACTCGCTCAGGACGAG GATTTGTGTCAGCAGCCAGGAGGCGATTCCAACGCTGACAAAAAGCCAGCACCAGTTCCAACCAACAAGGGTTGGGCTTTAGGGGAATTGCTCTCATGGATACCAGATATTCTTGTGTCGCCAGCTGACAATATTCCTGAGATAGCATTGCGGCCTCAGCCACAGTCATCCTTTCCGCCGTCACCCCTAATAGCCCTCGACGCTCCAAAAGAAGGCCAGCATAGAAAGCTGGGCGCACTGGGAAGACTACTTGTCAAACGATCCTCGAGTAGTACTGAAAGCCTAGACACTATTTGCCAGGATTTCATAATTCTTCATCACGGGTTGGATTCTTTTCTCGGAGGTCTCGCCAGGGCCGGTGCCGTCAATGCCTGCTTAGGTGACCTCATATGCGATCTGGGTGGCCCAAGTCCTCTACCGCCAGCTTTCAACCAAGTCTCCAAAACGCAGTGGCAAGACCTTACATCATGGCAACTTTCGAATCAACTCTTTCACTTGCTGCAGAAAAAGACCTGCTCAAACCAGCATCACAAAGCAAAGCTCCAGTTGGCCGGCTTCAAGCTAGATGAGAGCTCCAGCGAGTCTTTATCGCTTGATATGTTTCTTTCTCCATGCACCCGTAGTACCTTCTGGCAACAATGTCAGTGCACTGCAATCCCTAA AAACCCATTCACGTCTCGCAAATTCCGTATGATTAGTGATATCTGTCGGTCTATTGAGGATATCCAATCAACCAATAATGTGTTCAACATCATATTCGATGAGGATTATTTGTGGCGTCCATCACAAGGAGAGACTGCCTCATCGTATGACGGTGCCTCACCATCTGTGACTCTTGGCGAACTCCTTGAAAAGGGCTATCTACAAGAGGATGGTAATGACAGCACATCATTCGACATGAATGACAAAGCCGTGTTGGCTCTGTCATTGGCGCGATGCCTGCTTCACCTATGGGACGGAGCATGGTTAAAGGCTCCATTGCGAGTCGAAACCATCCAATTTCTTACCCACTCTGACAAGATTATCGATATCCACCGTCCATATATCACAAGAACGCTGGGAAAGTCTCAACCGAACGATTTGTCTTCCAGCGAGCCAATCGCCATCCAAAGCTCCCTGCGAGCCTTCGCCCTTCTGCTACTTGAGATTGAAACGGGAAAGAGGATCCTGACTCAATCGAGTCTCCCTTCGCCAGATGATGTCGAAGACGCCATTGATCGCGTCTTGGTGCAGAGGGCCAACAAGTACGGTCGTGGAGATTATAACAAAGCCGTCAGAGGATGCTTTCATATCAAGGCGATACTCAAGAGACGACAAAGGGATAGGCCAGATGGTGCTGGCGACGATTTGCATCAGATGCGTCAGGCCCTCTACGAAGGGATTGTGGAGCACTTGGAGCGTAATTTTagccaagttcaagaccaGGAGCAAGCTTTAGGATTGCGCATCCTTAATCTCAGAGAGTGCACCACTGATAAGAACCATCTGGACCCATgccaggaggaggagcagtcCTGTGCAAATGACTCTACCGAGTCTACAACCTCTGACACGAGATACTCGTCGCCAGAAGTAGCTCAGGAGCCCAATAACACCTTACGCGAGACGGCCCACAAGACCACTCTACTCGATCGTAAGCCTTTAACCAAAAGTAAAAG AGCTGGCCGCGTAGCAAATATTCTCGAGCGATTCACCTCTTTCCGCTATCGCCGAGTAAGTGGAAAGGCTGATTTGGGGAAAAACACGCTCCCACCAGAGCCTACCAATCTTGTCGCCGTAAATTCAACCGCTCACAAGAAGTGTGACGAGCCGAGCTCAGCCGGGAACAGCGCCAAGCGTGTTCGCCGCAAACAAAAGCAGCATGGCCAAACACAGTCCGTGAGGATTTCTCCCATTGTTTCTGAATATGAAGAGAGCGGTGGGGACTGTACCAAACCCAAAAAGCGTGAGGACTTTAAAATCGCCATATTTTGCGCTCTCCCTGAGGAGGCCGACGCTGTTATAGCACTCTTCGATCAGCACTGGAAACGAAAGGAGTACGGCAAAAAACGGCGTGACCCCAACTCGTACACTCTTGGTGCGATTGGAGCCTACAATGTAGTCCTGGTGCATCTGCCAGGCATGGGCAAGGGAGTCGCTGCAAGTGCGGCATCGAGCTGCTACGCAAGCTTTGCTGGAATAAAGCTTGCCCTTGTGGTCGGTGTCTGCGGAGGTGTACCATTTGGGCCGTCTCAGACAGAGCGCATCTTGGGAGATGTGGTTATTAGCAATGGCCTCGTTCAGTACGATTTTGGTCGACAGTACCCCGACGAGTTCACGCGGAAAGGGACGATCCATGATAACCAGAGCAGGCCAAACCCGGAAGTCAGGGGTTTTCTCGCCAGACTTAAGGGTATTCAATGCCAAACCGCCCTTGTAGACGGACTACAGAGGCATCTCATCAACCTGCGTAATGAGAACGCATATGAGTATCCTGGTGTCAATGCGGACATTCTGTACGAGCCATCATACTCGCATAGGCACCGTGATGCCTCCCGTTGTCCGGACTGGGGCAAATCGTGTGGTAAAGGCAAGGCTTGCCACACAGCGAGAGGCTTGACTTGCGAAGAACTGGCATGCGACCGTCTCCGACTTGTAGAACGCCAACGTCTTCTCCAGCCAATTGCGGGTAACGGTGAAAGAGCCGATTCTTCTGTGCGGCCAGTGGTGCACATTGGTACGATTGGATGCGGTGATAAGGTTATGAAATCCGCCGAAGAGCGTGACATGATTGCACAAAACGAGGACCTTATTgcgtttgagatggagggtGTGGGCGTTTGGGATCACTTCCCCTGCCTCGTTATCAAGGGCATTTGTGACTACGCAGACTGCCATAAGAGTAAGAGGTGGCAAAGCTatgcaatggcaacagcagcagcgtgCATGAAGAGTGTGTTGGAGCAATGGGGCTAA
- a CDS encoding serine/threonine protein kinase (similar to Coniosporium apollinis CBS 100218 XP_007780182.1) — MYGQADANHSSARQTSHELDWAGRGTSHVDFHPDELLPLSQGRFLGHGMNGGVFETKVCGRTVAWKRRYCRRQIGVQELREMDILKRLDNEHIIKLVGTYTHGPFLGLLLWPVAVCDLGTFLEDVDNLTAKPDAEVDYQAMSQRLQSLGIDASQNSGPALFRLKQSVGCISSAIAYLHQRSIRHKDIKPSNILLSRDGLWVTDFGTSTDFSNISQSITQNGERGTPKYFAPEVAEYEANGRSADIFSLGCVFLEMIGLCNEYTLDFLKSLRPKKDQSFHANLDSILDWFDFSGTQVSSQSDAQLMALVREMLAITPQERPTAADIEARLRLIDAIRKPRWVMPLWGQCCAPVLPLAQSQSIQISAVTIEIGNMHKQLERGHEWHFFIRAPAAEAIIKDVHVFLHSSFKHPYKVDHKLPFEMGGRGWGYFTISALLALKTGYCWVSPEATVGADGNSLLPLEWRLDFEKELSFVRAEVGIAVQ, encoded by the exons ATGTACGGACAAGCGGATGCGAACCACTCCTCCGCCCGCCAAACCTCCCATGAGCTGGATTGGGCAGGTCGCGGCACTTCTCACGTCGACTTCCACCCTGACGAGTTGCTACCTCTATCACAAGGACGATTCCTGGGCCATGGAATGAACGGAGGCGTGTTCGAGACCAAAGTATGCGGAAGGACAGTCGCTTGGAAGCGCCGATACTGTCGGCGGCAGATTGGGGTGCAAGAGCTTCGCGAAATGGACATTTTGAAAAGGCTCGACAACGAGCACATTATCAAACTAGTCGGGACATATACCCACGGGCCATTTCTAGGATTACTACTATGGCCAGTTGCGGTATGTGACCTGGGCACATTTCTAGAAGACGTCGACAACCTCACTGCAAAACCAGACGCAGAAGTCGACTATCAAGCCATGAGCCAACGCCTCCAAAGCCTCGGAATTGACGCCTCACAAAACTCGGGACCTGCCTTATTCCGTCTGAAACAAAGCGTCGGATGCATTTCCAGCGCCATCGCATATCTTCACCAACGATCCATCCGCCACAAGGACATCAAGCCGTCGAATATTCTGCTCTCCCGTGACGGCCTCTGGGTGACCGACTTTGGAACGTCAACGGACTTCTCAAACATTTCGCAAAGCATCACGCAGAATGGTGAGCGCGGAACACCAAAGTACTTTGCTCCGGAGGTTGCAGAGTATGAAGCGAACGGACGGTCAGCAGATATATTCTCACTAGGCTGTGTATTCCTCGAGATGATAGGGCTCTGCAACGAGTACACACTCGACTTTCTGAAGAGCCTTCGTCCCAAGAAAGACCAGTCGTTTCACGCAAACCTCGACTCTATTTTAGACTGGTTCGACTTTAGCGGAACGCAAGTTTCGTCTCAATCTGACGCGCAGCTCATGGCCCTGGTACGGGAGATGCTCGCCATTACTCCGCAGGAACGTCCTACGGCTGCTGACATCGAAGCACGGTTACGACTGATCGATGCCATCCGCAAGCCGAGATGGGTGATGCCCCTATGGGGTCAATGCTGTGCGCCTGTGTTGCCGTTGGCACAATCGCAGAGTATTCAAATATCAGCCGTGACGATTGAGATTGGAAATATGCATAAGCAGCTGGAGCGAGGCCACGAGTGGCACTTTTTCATACGAGCCCCCGCCGCGGAGGCTATTATCAAGGATGTGCATGTCTTCTTG CATTCTAGTTTCAAGCATCCCTACAAAGTGGATCACAAGCTGCCGTTTGAGATGGGCGGAAGGGGATGGGGTTATTTCACTATTAGCGCGTTGCTGGCTTTGAAGACGGGGTATTGTTGGGTGTCTCCGGAGGCGACTGTCGGGGCGGATGGGAATTCGTTGTTGCCGCTGGAATGGAGGTTGGACTTTGAAAAGGAACTGAGTTTTGTTCGTGCCGAGGTTGGTATTGCGGTGCAGTAG